One genomic region from Stackebrandtia nassauensis DSM 44728 encodes:
- a CDS encoding alpha/beta hydrolase: MVKRRFLRTVLVAVAVIVLLLTMAWWFQRQLIYFPDTSAPPVPDSATEVELRTSDDLKLAAWQFAPTGADRKTAVLVANGNGGNRLNRIGLAEALTAKGFTVLVFDYRGYGGNPGSPDEDGLYADAKAALDHLTGPAGFDTDRIVYFGESLGCGVVSKLALDHPPAAMVLRSPFTSLPDVGQRHYPYLPVRLLLTETYPVESNVTKTGVPLLVAYGTGDSIVPPDLSKRVAESAENSGAEVTKLAIDGADHNELELVGGAEVIDGVATLADSAGLTAR, encoded by the coding sequence ATGGTGAAACGCCGGTTCCTGCGCACCGTCCTGGTCGCGGTGGCCGTGATCGTTCTATTGTTGACCATGGCCTGGTGGTTCCAGCGGCAGCTGATCTATTTCCCCGACACCTCCGCGCCGCCGGTCCCCGACTCCGCCACCGAGGTCGAACTGCGCACTTCGGACGATCTGAAACTGGCCGCGTGGCAGTTCGCACCGACCGGAGCTGACCGGAAGACCGCCGTCCTGGTGGCCAACGGTAACGGCGGCAACCGGCTCAACCGCATCGGCCTCGCCGAAGCGTTGACCGCCAAGGGGTTCACCGTCCTGGTCTTCGACTACCGGGGCTACGGCGGCAATCCCGGCTCGCCCGACGAGGACGGCCTGTACGCTGACGCGAAGGCCGCGCTGGACCACCTGACCGGCCCGGCCGGATTCGACACCGATCGCATCGTCTACTTCGGGGAGAGCCTGGGCTGTGGGGTCGTCAGCAAACTGGCGCTCGACCACCCGCCCGCCGCGATGGTGCTGCGCTCGCCGTTCACCTCGCTGCCCGACGTGGGGCAGCGGCACTACCCGTACCTGCCGGTGCGGCTGCTGCTGACCGAGACCTACCCGGTCGAGTCCAATGTAACCAAAACCGGGGTGCCGCTGCTGGTCGCCTACGGCACCGGCGACTCCATCGTGCCGCCCGACCTGAGCAAACGGGTGGCCGAGTCCGCCGAGAACTCCGGGGCTGAGGTCACGAAACTGGCCATCGACGGCGCCGACCACAACGAGCTCGAACTCGTCGGCGGCGCCGAGGTCATCGACGGCGTGGCCACACTGGCCGACTCGGCCGGACTGACCGCCCGCTAG
- a CDS encoding acyltransferase domain-containing protein has product MPRLTDVRSRLGLPDSAASWYDTWERLGPPEGPVPLPSAAELDSLLTGRLGCDPIDAAAVAAARPDPDADPELWWVMERCYRHLLADMGGIEMLLWPQLPDKWGATGRFVHLYALLAAIPETLAYNRSRGIEDEITWATLSNVAEKLRLNRARFGVPGLEVAHWFTLHFRGAIHRLGRLEFAPERAGEGFPDVDAGDLVLGVHIPQDGGPMSPDACAASIAWAREFFPHHFGDRFASRPLFVCSSWLLDPKLAEVLRPDANIVAFQKLFELLPAGEDASELGEKDVLRFVFDQVGDTDLASLPRDSTLRRVLAEGFAEPRGWQVRTGWFR; this is encoded by the coding sequence ATGCCTCGTCTCACCGATGTCCGAAGCCGTCTCGGGCTGCCCGATTCCGCCGCAAGCTGGTACGACACCTGGGAGCGGCTCGGGCCGCCGGAGGGGCCGGTGCCGTTGCCGTCGGCGGCCGAGCTCGATTCGCTGCTTACCGGCAGGCTGGGTTGTGATCCGATCGACGCCGCGGCGGTCGCCGCCGCTCGTCCCGATCCCGACGCGGACCCGGAGCTGTGGTGGGTCATGGAGCGCTGTTATCGGCACCTGTTGGCCGATATGGGTGGGATTGAGATGCTGCTGTGGCCCCAGCTGCCCGACAAGTGGGGTGCGACGGGGCGGTTCGTGCACCTGTACGCGCTGCTGGCCGCGATTCCCGAAACGTTGGCGTACAACCGGAGTCGGGGTATCGAGGACGAGATCACCTGGGCGACATTGTCCAATGTGGCGGAGAAGTTGCGGTTGAACCGGGCCCGGTTCGGGGTTCCGGGGCTTGAGGTGGCGCACTGGTTCACGTTGCATTTTCGGGGGGCGATTCACAGGTTGGGGCGGCTGGAGTTCGCGCCCGAGCGGGCCGGGGAGGGTTTTCCGGACGTGGACGCCGGGGATCTGGTGTTGGGGGTGCACATTCCGCAGGACGGCGGGCCGATGTCGCCCGACGCGTGCGCGGCGTCGATCGCGTGGGCGCGGGAGTTCTTCCCGCACCATTTCGGGGACCGGTTCGCGTCGCGGCCGCTGTTCGTGTGCTCGTCGTGGCTGCTGGACCCGAAGCTGGCCGAGGTGCTGCGGCCGGACGCGAACATCGTGGCGTTCCAGAAGCTGTTCGAGCTGCTCCCGGCCGGTGAGGACGCTAGTGAGCTGGGCGAGAAGGACGTGCTGCGGTTCGTGTTCGACCAGGTCGGGGACACCGACCTGGCGAGCCTGCCGCGCGATTCGACGCTGCGGCGAGTGCTGGCGGAGGGGTTCGCGGAGCCGCGCGGCTGGCAGGTACGCACGGGCTGGTTTCGCTAG
- a CDS encoding ATP-binding protein, which produces MADAETTDDVVGRVLGTEDATPLTFWVAVSEDAYLQLDDVVVTQRQVPGREPVTVSGVVTSVRARHEGAQFDSDVFAISDGHLPAQVQEAAEVTVTRVEPEVFVPPCPGDQVRRARGEERDSALYFDQMTRQVPLGFSRDGEPVFLNADFLDGTRGAHVSISGISGVATKTSFATWLLYSMLRSKALGPEAVNTKALIFNVKGEDLLLLDHDNTKLDDQLRESYARLGIEAGAFGSVTVLAPPRAGDKNGVPDVACRSTGVDAFYWTVAEFCEQRLLPFVFADADDERQQYTMVVHQVTAKLYREAKPKDDGGAVIDGQLVSSYGDLVDLLCDRLSDDETRGTWGGTAVGLGTVNAFIRRLISSTRDIGRLVRGDLPPRRAHGVGTDKDAQVTVVDLHNLPDRAQRFVVGVTLRAEFERKEKAGTARPLQFVVLDELNKYAPRDGTSPIKEILLDIAERGRSLGVILIGAQQTASEVERRIAANSAIRVVGRLDPAEAGRPEYGFLSSSQRQRALMAKPGTMFVAQPELPVPLVVNFPFPSWATRPAEAGAAPASALRSATQKVDPFDLAANDDDDDIPF; this is translated from the coding sequence ATGGCCGACGCCGAGACAACCGATGATGTCGTGGGACGGGTACTGGGGACCGAGGACGCCACGCCGCTGACCTTCTGGGTGGCGGTGTCCGAGGACGCGTATCTCCAGCTCGACGACGTGGTGGTGACCCAGCGCCAGGTGCCCGGCAGGGAGCCGGTGACCGTGTCGGGTGTCGTGACCTCGGTGCGGGCCCGACACGAGGGCGCCCAGTTCGACTCCGACGTGTTCGCGATCTCCGACGGGCACCTGCCCGCGCAGGTGCAGGAGGCCGCCGAGGTGACCGTGACCCGGGTCGAGCCGGAGGTGTTCGTGCCGCCGTGCCCCGGCGACCAGGTGCGCCGGGCCCGGGGCGAGGAGCGCGACTCGGCGCTGTACTTCGACCAGATGACCCGGCAGGTGCCGCTGGGCTTCAGCCGCGACGGTGAGCCGGTGTTCCTCAACGCCGACTTCCTGGACGGCACCCGGGGCGCGCACGTGTCCATTTCGGGCATCTCCGGGGTGGCGACCAAGACGAGCTTCGCGACCTGGCTGTTGTACTCAATGTTGCGTTCCAAGGCGCTGGGGCCCGAGGCGGTCAACACCAAGGCGCTGATCTTCAACGTCAAGGGCGAGGACCTGCTGCTGCTCGACCACGACAACACCAAACTGGACGACCAACTGCGGGAATCCTATGCCCGGCTGGGTATCGAGGCCGGGGCCTTCGGTTCGGTGACGGTGCTGGCGCCGCCGCGCGCCGGGGACAAGAACGGGGTCCCGGACGTGGCGTGCCGATCCACCGGTGTGGACGCTTTCTATTGGACGGTGGCGGAGTTCTGCGAGCAGCGGCTGCTGCCGTTCGTGTTCGCCGACGCCGACGACGAGCGGCAGCAGTACACGATGGTGGTGCACCAGGTGACGGCGAAGCTGTACCGGGAGGCCAAACCCAAGGACGACGGCGGCGCGGTCATCGACGGGCAACTGGTGTCGTCCTATGGCGACCTGGTGGACCTGTTGTGCGACAGGCTTTCCGACGACGAGACCCGGGGTACCTGGGGCGGTACCGCGGTGGGGCTTGGCACCGTCAACGCGTTCATCCGCAGGCTGATCTCGTCCACTCGCGACATCGGGCGGCTGGTGCGCGGCGATCTGCCGCCCAGGCGCGCCCACGGCGTCGGCACCGACAAGGACGCCCAGGTCACGGTGGTGGACCTGCACAACCTGCCCGACCGGGCGCAGCGCTTCGTCGTCGGCGTGACGCTGCGGGCCGAGTTCGAGCGCAAGGAGAAGGCCGGTACCGCGCGGCCGTTGCAGTTCGTGGTGCTGGACGAGCTCAACAAGTACGCGCCGCGCGACGGCACCAGCCCGATCAAGGAGATCCTGCTGGACATCGCCGAACGCGGCCGTTCGCTGGGTGTCATCCTCATCGGCGCGCAGCAGACGGCCAGCGAGGTGGAGCGCCGCATCGCCGCCAACAGCGCGATCCGGGTGGTGGGTCGGCTGGACCCGGCCGAGGCGGGACGGCCCGAGTACGGGTTCCTGTCGTCCTCGCAGCGGCAGCGGGCCCTGATGGCCAAGCCGGGCACCATGTTCGTGGCGCAGCCGGAGCTGCCGGTGCCGCTCGTGGTGAACTTCCCGTTCCCGTCCTGGGCCACCCGCCCGGCCGAGGCGGGGGCGGCGCCCGCGTCGGCGCTGCGGTCGGCCACCCAGAAGGTCGATCCCTTCGACCTGGCCGCCAACGACGACGATGACGACATCCCCTTCTAG
- a CDS encoding response regulator transcription factor, with translation MATVLLIEDDANVSAALTRALSKAGHHVRAESTALEALRKVTADPPDVVILDLGLPDLDGADALRMLRGVSNVPVIIASARRGETDIIKLLNAGADDYVTKPFSAAHLLARIAAVLRRHESSDTAKSVLITVGPLSVDQSRHVAALDGNELELTRREFSLLTYLARHAGRVVSKQELVEQVWRQPYIGAEATVDVHVSWLRRKLGETAAKPRLLRTVRGVGIMLSDEPVTQPGHR, from the coding sequence GTGGCCACGGTTTTGCTGATCGAAGACGACGCGAACGTCAGTGCCGCGCTGACCCGAGCCCTGTCGAAAGCCGGGCATCATGTGCGGGCTGAATCCACGGCCCTGGAAGCGTTGCGGAAAGTCACCGCCGATCCACCCGATGTGGTCATTCTGGACCTCGGGTTGCCCGATTTGGACGGTGCGGACGCGTTGCGCATGTTGCGCGGGGTCTCCAACGTCCCGGTGATCATCGCCAGCGCCCGGCGCGGCGAGACCGACATCATCAAGTTGCTCAACGCCGGAGCCGACGACTACGTCACCAAACCGTTCTCGGCGGCGCACCTGCTGGCGCGCATCGCGGCGGTGCTGCGGCGGCACGAGTCCTCCGACACGGCCAAGTCGGTGCTCATCACAGTGGGGCCGCTGAGTGTCGACCAGTCCCGGCATGTGGCCGCGCTGGACGGGAACGAACTGGAGCTGACCCGGCGCGAGTTCTCGCTGTTGACCTATCTGGCCCGACACGCCGGGCGCGTCGTGTCCAAACAGGAACTCGTCGAGCAGGTGTGGCGGCAGCCGTACATCGGTGCCGAAGCCACAGTGGACGTCCACGTTTCCTGGCTGCGCCGCAAACTCGGCGAGACCGCCGCCAAACCCCGGCTGCTGCGCACCGTACGCGGTGTCGGCATCATGCTGTCCGACGAGCCCGTGACGCAGCCGGGCCATAGATGA
- a CDS encoding DUF3817 domain-containing protein, whose protein sequence is MDAKPEIGAALRRYQVTAWIVSVFLVALFFVAMPVRYIGGEPVLSAIISPIHGFGYMVYLAFAFDLARRMGWSLWPRTVLLLLAGTVPVVSFVTERWTTRQVLAEQEEPQVSETSA, encoded by the coding sequence ATGGACGCAAAACCAGAGATAGGCGCCGCGCTGCGCCGCTACCAGGTGACCGCGTGGATCGTGAGTGTCTTCCTCGTCGCGCTGTTCTTCGTGGCGATGCCGGTGCGTTACATCGGTGGTGAACCGGTGCTGTCGGCGATCATCTCGCCGATCCACGGTTTCGGGTACATGGTGTACCTGGCCTTCGCCTTCGACCTCGCCCGCCGGATGGGTTGGTCGCTGTGGCCGCGCACGGTGTTGTTGCTGCTGGCCGGAACCGTGCCAGTCGTGTCCTTTGTGACCGAACGGTGGACCACCCGTCAGGTGCTGGCCGAGCAGGAAGAGCCTCAGGTCTCCGAGACGTCGGCGTAG
- a CDS encoding coiled-coil domain-containing protein: MTRQSTKRRAFAPVAVGVAVFTVLAAGPVPAFADPEVNEKDVDGELQEAIEEYLDAKETLETTDDRQDKIKSEIADSKKQVKRLGIQAGDFAAAAYTSGGDLRASTIVLTAGSPRTAIQTLALVSYLGEQTGAKIDELTEAREDLEAEKKSLSDEKDKAEKALGKLESARDKAARAVASGGGNSAQGPSASDAPAAEPAPAGLSGGCTEDDPTPADGCLTPRTLHALEQAQIAGFQRYVSCYRGGGNGEHPQGRACDFSAEPGGFGGDATGAAKAYGDNLAAWLVDNADALGVMYVIWYRQFWDPSQGWTTYSGGGGPSGAHTNHVHLSMV, encoded by the coding sequence GTGACGCGACAGTCCACAAAGCGCCGTGCGTTCGCGCCGGTGGCGGTCGGTGTTGCCGTTTTCACGGTGCTGGCGGCGGGGCCGGTGCCCGCCTTCGCCGACCCCGAGGTCAACGAGAAGGACGTCGACGGGGAACTGCAGGAGGCCATCGAGGAGTACCTGGACGCCAAGGAGACCCTCGAGACCACCGACGACCGCCAGGACAAGATCAAATCCGAGATCGCCGACAGCAAGAAGCAGGTCAAACGGCTCGGGATCCAGGCCGGTGACTTCGCCGCCGCCGCGTACACCAGCGGCGGTGACCTGCGTGCCTCCACGATCGTGCTCACCGCCGGTTCCCCGCGCACCGCGATCCAGACGCTGGCGCTGGTCAGCTACCTGGGTGAGCAGACCGGGGCCAAGATCGACGAGCTGACCGAGGCCCGCGAGGACCTGGAGGCCGAGAAGAAGTCGCTGTCCGACGAGAAGGACAAGGCCGAGAAGGCGCTCGGCAAGCTGGAGTCCGCTCGCGACAAGGCGGCCCGCGCGGTGGCCTCGGGCGGCGGCAACTCGGCCCAGGGCCCCTCGGCGTCCGACGCCCCCGCCGCCGAACCGGCCCCGGCGGGGTTGAGCGGCGGCTGCACCGAGGACGACCCCACCCCCGCCGACGGGTGTCTCACGCCCCGCACCCTGCACGCCCTCGAACAGGCCCAGATCGCCGGATTCCAGCGCTACGTCTCGTGTTACCGGGGCGGTGGTAACGGCGAGCACCCGCAGGGCAGAGCCTGCGACTTCTCCGCCGAACCGGGCGGTTTCGGCGGTGACGCCACCGGAGCCGCCAAGGCCTACGGCGACAACCTGGCCGCGTGGCTCGTCGACAACGCCGACGCGCTGGGGGTGATGTACGTGATCTGGTACCGGCAGTTCTGGGACCCGTCCCAGGGCTGGACCACCTATTCGGGTGGTGGCGGCCCCTCGGGCGCCCACACCAACCACGTTCACCTGTCCATGGTTTGA
- a CDS encoding L,D-transpeptidase, with amino-acid sequence MTAFVGVLALAVSAACGGGSAKFVDPDKSVVEISSVTPKKDAKDVPVTTELEWKIEKGELIDVQLLDPKGKKVKGDLAKDKKSWIPAERLEWGTKYSIKVTGTDKNKLDKTSKSTFTTMDKPGNFISASLFNGDGRSYGKAMPVIMDFPREFSVPEDQRASVEKRLRVTTEPEQPGAWHWFSGNHLEYRAKEFWKPGTKINVELALAGHPLGGDVYGGEDVKMSMNINDDDREIKVSNEKKSMTAFENGKSVKSMDISLGKKGNESYSGTMTVMEKLEKTEFNTFDEPQCKGKKEGEDDDCYKTKIKYAQRLTWSGQFIHSAPWSVADQGKRNVSHGCVNVSEKNAKWIFEFASVGTPVIVEGTGFELPAQDGFTAYNLSWEDFLKGSYLSPPGEGDDKKDDEKD; translated from the coding sequence TTGACGGCTTTTGTTGGCGTGCTGGCGCTTGCCGTTTCGGCAGCTTGCGGCGGCGGCTCGGCGAAATTCGTCGATCCTGACAAATCCGTCGTCGAGATCAGCAGCGTCACTCCCAAGAAGGACGCCAAAGACGTACCCGTGACCACCGAGCTCGAATGGAAGATCGAGAAGGGCGAGCTGATCGATGTTCAGCTGCTCGATCCCAAGGGCAAGAAGGTCAAGGGAGACCTGGCCAAGGACAAGAAGTCCTGGATACCCGCCGAACGACTGGAATGGGGCACCAAGTACTCCATCAAGGTCACCGGCACCGACAAGAACAAACTCGACAAGACCAGCAAGTCCACATTCACCACCATGGACAAGCCGGGCAACTTCATCAGCGCCTCGCTGTTCAACGGGGACGGCCGCTCCTACGGCAAGGCCATGCCGGTGATCATGGACTTCCCGCGTGAGTTCTCGGTGCCCGAGGACCAGCGCGCCTCGGTGGAGAAGCGGCTGCGGGTCACCACCGAACCCGAGCAGCCCGGCGCCTGGCACTGGTTCAGCGGCAACCACCTGGAGTACCGGGCCAAGGAGTTCTGGAAACCCGGCACCAAGATCAACGTCGAACTGGCGCTGGCGGGACACCCGCTGGGCGGCGACGTCTACGGTGGCGAAGACGTCAAGATGTCGATGAACATCAACGACGACGACCGCGAGATCAAGGTCAGCAACGAGAAGAAGTCCATGACCGCCTTCGAGAACGGCAAGAGCGTCAAGAGCATGGACATCAGTCTCGGCAAGAAGGGCAACGAGTCCTACTCCGGAACCATGACCGTCATGGAGAAGCTGGAGAAGACGGAGTTCAACACCTTCGACGAGCCGCAGTGCAAGGGCAAGAAGGAAGGCGAGGACGACGACTGCTACAAGACGAAGATCAAGTACGCCCAGCGTCTGACCTGGAGCGGGCAGTTCATCCACTCGGCGCCGTGGTCGGTGGCCGACCAGGGCAAACGCAACGTCTCGCACGGCTGCGTCAACGTCTCGGAGAAGAACGCCAAATGGATCTTCGAGTTCGCCTCGGTGGGCACTCCGGTCATCGTGGAGGGCACCGGATTCGAGCTGCCCGCGCAGGATGGCTTCACCGCCTACAACCTGAGCTGGGAGGACTTCCTCAAGGGCAGTTACCTGTCGCCGCCCGGTGAGGGCGACGACAAGAAGGACGACGAGAAGGACTAA
- a CDS encoding pyrimidine reductase family protein, translating to MARYSELSSLDQSELTDWYAPSAPDWLRVNFVSSADGAVEVNGDSKALSGEDDMRVFRILRMRCDVLVVGAGTVRTDGYRALRLSQDRVEWRRAAGLPDHPVMAVVSRSGILDLDTPLFREAPVRPIVITPEDLDAKRLAELSDVADVVAAGTGSVDFAEAFERLRQRGLRQILCEGGPHVFGEITAAGLVDELCLTLSPHLAGAGSGRITAGPPSPLKRMHLAHCLHANGNLLLRYTRVQG from the coding sequence GTGGCCAGGTATAGCGAACTGTCGTCCCTTGACCAATCCGAGCTGACCGACTGGTACGCCCCGTCTGCGCCCGACTGGCTGCGGGTCAACTTCGTGTCCAGCGCCGACGGCGCCGTCGAGGTGAACGGCGACTCCAAGGCGCTGTCCGGCGAGGACGACATGCGGGTGTTCCGGATCCTGCGGATGCGCTGCGATGTGCTGGTCGTGGGCGCGGGAACCGTGCGCACCGACGGGTATCGGGCGCTGCGGTTGAGCCAGGACCGGGTGGAGTGGCGCCGGGCGGCCGGGCTGCCGGATCACCCCGTGATGGCGGTGGTGTCGCGCAGCGGGATCCTGGACCTCGACACGCCGCTGTTCCGGGAGGCGCCGGTGCGGCCGATCGTCATCACGCCGGAGGACCTGGACGCCAAACGGCTCGCCGAACTGTCCGATGTGGCTGACGTCGTCGCGGCGGGTACCGGGAGTGTCGACTTCGCTGAGGCGTTCGAGCGGTTGCGGCAGCGGGGACTGCGGCAGATCCTGTGCGAGGGCGGGCCGCACGTCTTCGGTGAGATCACCGCCGCCGGGCTGGTCGACGAGCTGTGCCTGACGCTGTCGCCGCACCTGGCCGGGGCCGGTTCGGGGCGCATCACCGCCGGTCCCCCGTCACCGCTCAAGCGCATGCATCTGGCGCACTGCCTGCACGCCAACGGGAATCTGCTGCTGCGGTACACGCGTGTCCAAGGGTGA
- a CDS encoding sensor histidine kinase, which translates to MRWALAKVAIASTLMVALAFCIPLGMVVRQVAEERALSQARDAAGAMVTVLAATEDPVVLRRAVSSESSGVGKRIAVHLNGEQVIGKSHVETSLIRKVARQARTSTETLPDGVAYLRTVLLPEDRVAVIEVYVPDKLLTKGVNTAWLTLAGIAVALVGVSVLMADRLGARVVRSTRTLADATSRFGAGDLSVRVDPSGPDELQDAGLAFNMMADKVVRLVDGERELAADMSHRLRTPLTALRLDAESLGGGADARRMRASVDALEAEVDAVIAGARRSITDRSGQRCDVAEVVRERISMWSVLAEDHGRRYRVVGLRDSLWVNISRDDVMSCVDALVGNVFAHTPQDAPFSLELNSATGRFIVEDGGPGIADPMTALTRGESGAGSSGLGLDIVARISKAAGGRLHIGRSALGGARIVWTFGDAVYREPQDNGNGRRARTHRRG; encoded by the coding sequence ATGAGATGGGCGCTGGCGAAGGTCGCCATCGCCTCGACGCTGATGGTGGCGCTCGCCTTCTGCATTCCGCTGGGCATGGTGGTGCGGCAGGTCGCCGAGGAACGGGCGCTCAGTCAGGCCCGCGACGCCGCCGGGGCGATGGTGACGGTGCTGGCCGCCACCGAGGACCCGGTGGTGCTGCGCCGGGCCGTGTCCAGTGAGTCCTCCGGCGTCGGCAAACGCATCGCCGTGCACCTCAACGGGGAACAGGTCATCGGCAAGTCCCATGTGGAGACGTCGCTGATCCGCAAGGTCGCCCGACAGGCCCGCACCTCCACCGAGACCCTCCCCGACGGGGTGGCCTACCTGCGCACCGTCCTGCTGCCCGAGGACCGGGTCGCCGTCATCGAGGTCTACGTCCCCGACAAGCTGCTCACCAAGGGCGTCAACACCGCCTGGCTGACGCTGGCGGGCATCGCGGTGGCCCTGGTGGGCGTCTCGGTGCTGATGGCCGATCGGCTGGGCGCCAGGGTGGTCCGCTCCACCCGGACCCTGGCCGACGCCACCTCCCGGTTCGGCGCCGGTGACCTGTCGGTGCGGGTCGACCCGTCGGGCCCCGACGAACTCCAGGACGCGGGCCTGGCCTTCAACATGATGGCCGACAAGGTGGTGCGGCTGGTGGACGGCGAACGCGAACTGGCCGCCGACATGTCGCACCGGCTGCGCACCCCGCTGACGGCGCTGCGCCTGGACGCCGAGTCGCTGGGCGGGGGAGCCGACGCCCGCCGGATGCGGGCCTCGGTGGACGCGCTGGAGGCCGAGGTCGACGCCGTGATCGCCGGAGCCCGCCGCTCCATCACCGACCGCTCCGGGCAGCGCTGCGACGTCGCCGAGGTGGTCCGGGAACGGATCTCGATGTGGAGCGTCCTGGCCGAGGACCACGGCCGCCGCTACCGGGTGGTCGGGTTGCGCGACAGCCTGTGGGTCAACATCTCCCGCGACGACGTCATGTCCTGCGTGGACGCGCTGGTCGGCAACGTCTTCGCGCACACGCCGCAGGACGCCCCGTTCTCGCTGGAACTCAACTCCGCCACCGGCCGGTTCATCGTCGAGGACGGCGGACCCGGCATCGCCGACCCGATGACCGCCCTGACCCGCGGCGAGAGCGGCGCGGGCTCCAGCGGCCTGGGCCTGGACATCGTGGCCCGGATATCGAAGGCGGCCGGGGGCCGGCTGCACATCGGCCGCAGCGCGCTGGGCGGTGCCCGGATCGTGTGGACCTTCGGCGACGCGGTCTACCGGGAGCCGCAGGACAACGGCAACGGCCGACGGGCCCGCACCCACCGCCGGGGATAG
- a CDS encoding exonuclease SbcCD subunit D codes for MRILHTSDWHIGATLKGQSRMAEQIAVFGELVELAKTERPDLIIVAGDLFETAAPSAAAQKLLVRTLSALRGTGAEVIAVAGNHDHGAAIDALRGWADAAGITLRGTVGKAADHLIRGETRDGEAWRCAALPFVSQRYAVRATELFDLTSAETGQSYADHLRRLVAALSAGFSDDAVNLVTGHLTVVGGKVGGGEREAHTVADYAVPATIFPPTVHYAALGHLHRHQRINGGCPIRYSGAPIAVDFGEESYTPGVVLVDVTATTPATARHVPLTSARSLKTLRGTLEELREATMDDEAWIRVYVKEHPRAGLREEVQELFPNALAVHIDPTMTREGETPRVRRAGRSPRQLFGDYLDERGHEDPAVAELFDRLYDQVSTVPVPTEGE; via the coding sequence TTGCGGATCCTGCACACCTCGGACTGGCACATCGGTGCCACCCTCAAGGGACAGTCGCGGATGGCCGAACAGATCGCGGTGTTCGGTGAGCTCGTCGAGCTGGCCAAGACCGAACGGCCCGATCTGATCATCGTCGCCGGGGACCTGTTCGAGACCGCGGCGCCCTCGGCGGCGGCGCAGAAGCTGCTGGTGCGGACGCTGTCGGCGTTGCGCGGCACCGGGGCCGAGGTGATCGCGGTGGCCGGGAACCACGACCACGGCGCCGCGATCGACGCGCTGCGCGGCTGGGCCGACGCAGCCGGGATCACGCTGCGCGGCACCGTCGGCAAGGCCGCCGACCACCTGATCCGGGGCGAGACCCGCGACGGCGAGGCGTGGCGGTGCGCGGCGCTGCCGTTCGTGTCGCAGCGGTACGCGGTGCGCGCCACCGAACTGTTCGACCTGACCTCCGCCGAGACCGGACAGTCCTATGCCGACCATCTGCGGCGGCTGGTCGCGGCGCTGTCGGCGGGTTTCAGCGACGACGCGGTCAACCTGGTCACGGGCCACCTGACCGTGGTGGGCGGCAAGGTCGGCGGCGGCGAACGCGAGGCCCACACGGTGGCCGACTACGCGGTACCGGCGACGATCTTCCCGCCGACCGTCCACTATGCGGCGCTGGGGCACCTGCACCGGCATCAGCGCATCAACGGCGGCTGCCCGATCCGTTACAGCGGCGCCCCGATCGCGGTGGACTTCGGCGAGGAGTCCTACACGCCGGGCGTGGTGCTGGTGGACGTCACCGCCACGACCCCGGCCACGGCGCGGCACGTGCCGCTGACCTCGGCCCGGTCGCTGAAGACGCTGCGCGGCACCCTGGAGGAGCTGCGAGAGGCCACCATGGACGACGAGGCGTGGATCCGGGTGTACGTCAAGGAACACCCGCGCGCCGGGCTGCGCGAGGAGGTCCAGGAACTGTTCCCCAACGCGCTGGCCGTCCACATCGACCCGACGATGACGCGGGAGGGCGAGACGCCCCGGGTGCGGCGGGCGGGCCGCAGCCCCCGGCAGCTGTTCGGCGACTACCTGGACGAACGCGGTCACGAGGATCCGGCGGTGGCCGAACTGTTCGACCGGCTCTACGACCAGGTGTCCACGGTTCCGGTCCCGACGGAAGGTGAGTGA